The window CTTGAGCAGAAGCGCTCGCTGTCCCGCCTTGAGGCGGCCGATCAGCTCGAGGCGCTCGCGACCGCGCTGCGGGAAGGCGGGGATGCCGAACTGGAACTCGACCCTTGGAAACTGAGCCTGCGGATCCCGGACGACCTTCGCGGCGAGATCGAGGTCGAGGTCAGTGACGGGGAGATCGAGCTGGAGATCGAGTTCAAGTGGCCGACCGCCCCAGGCGCAGAGAAGGCTGGAAGCGGGCGGAAGAGCACGGCTGCCGCTCCCGGGCGGGCCCGCACCGGCGGAGGCAGAACCTCGAAGCGGACCGCCGCGACGAAGTCGTGAGCGGCGCCAAGGTCCGCCTCAATGATGTGCGCAGCATGCGAACCGATTCAGCCACCTAGCGCGGCGACGGCGTCCACCGGGACGGTGTAAGGGGTGCCCGAACCTCGGGCACCCCTTCTCACCTGGCCTTATGCCGCCTGACAAGCGGTGGGTGTGGGATTTGAACCCACGGTGACTCGCGCCACGACGGTTTTCAAGACCGTTCCCTTAGGCCGCTCGGGCAACCCACCTCGGCCCCGGCCCACCAGGGGCGGAGCGGGTACAGCGTACCGGCCTGACGCGTTGCGCGGGGTTGGTGGTCCGTATGCGGGCCCGTGGCTCCCTTGCCGAAGAGTCCCTGAGCGGCCGTACGAGCGCTCGCCGTCAGCCGGCGTCGCTCAGGCGGACTCCGTTGACGGCGGCGTCGAAGGCCGGCCGGTACTCGTGCCATTGCTCGTCCGGCGCGGAGAGGTAGATGACGTACTGGGTGCCGTCGGCGCTCGCGAAGGCCAGTTCCGCCGCGCGGTACTTGCGTGCGCGGCCGTCGAAGGTGAACTCCCAGTACCCGGCAGGCTGTCCCCGGAAGGTCGTCTCGGCCATCCTCACCCGTTCATAGCCGGGATTGTCGCGGGCGGTCTGTTCCTCTTCCGTCTCACGCCAGTGCCGCAGCGGATCGGTGCCCGCGAACTCGACGACGTTGACCCTCAGGCCCACCAGTTCCGACGGGTCTATATAGCCGACTTCGCCACCGGGCAACGTCTTGCGGGTCCAGCCGTCGCGCACGGGCACGGAGATGCCGGTGTCCGGCTTCTCGAGGTGGTAACCGGCGGGCACCGGCGGCACGGTGGCAGCGGGGCTGGCGGTGGGGGAGGAAGTGGACGCCTCGGAGCCGGACGGGTGCGTAGTCGGCCCATCGGCGCGGCCCTTGAGCCACCACAGTGCGCCGCCCGCCAGACAGGCGGCGAGGGTCACTGCCAGGACCGACCGCACCACCGTACGGCGGCGGTTGCCCTTGCCCTTCCCGCCGGGAGGCACGAGGTCCTGCGCACGGTCCGGGCGCGTGGGTGCATCGAGGCGCGAGGTCCCGGTGCCGGTCACCTCGCCCAGGCGGCGTTCTACCTCGTGTACGTCCATGCGCTGTTCGGGATCCTTGACGAGCAGACCCTCGATCACCGGGGTCAGGTCCCCGGCCCTGCGCGAGGGCTCGTACGGATCGGTGGCGATGGCGTACGCCGTCTCGATCGGGGTGTCGCGGCGGAACGGGTCCCGCCCCTCGACCGCCTGGTACAGCGTCGCCCCCAGGGCCCACAGGTCACTGGCGGGACCGGTCTCGGGATGCGCGCCCCTGAGCCGTTCGGGCGCCAGGTAGCAGATGGAGCCGATCAACTCGCCGGGCTTGGTCAGCGAGGACGTTCCCGACTCCATGGCGATCCCGAAGTCGGTGAGGACGATCCGTCCGTCGTCACCGAGCAGCACGTTGGCGGGTTTGACGTCCCGGTGCAGGACTCCGGCGTCATGGGCGGCGCGCAGGGCGGCGACCATGGCACGGCCGATCCGGGCAGCTTCCTCGGGTGGCAGCGCGCCCCGGCGCTTGAGGACGTCGCTCAACGTGACCGAGGGGATGTACTCCATGACGATGCACGGCAGGCCCTCGTCGTCGACGACGTCGTGCACCACGATCACGTTGGGGTGGGTGATCCGGGCGGCGCTGCGGGCCTCGCGGCGGGTGCGCTCGTAGAGCGTCCGGACCTCGTCGTCCTGCAGGTGCGGCGGGATGCGCAGCTTCTTCACGGCGACGTGCCGACCGAGCAGTTTGTCCTCGGCACGCCAGACGGTTCCCATACCGCCGCTGCCCACCCGCTCCACCAGCAGGTACCTGCCGGCGACGAGCCGCCCGAGATCGGACACCGCGAGACCGTCCCCTTGTCTGCTTCCCATTCGCGGCTCCGCTTCCCATTCGCGAACAGTCGAGGTCGAGAAGGCACGATAGCCCATCCGAACGTATGGACACGGCCGCCCTCGATCGGCAACCCCCCGCGCGCGCAGCGCAGTCCACACCCCGGCGAACAGCTCCCTGGCCGTCCACCCATGCCGTCGCCTCAGCGAACGACAGTGCGACAGGGCGCCCTCCCGGCGGGGAGGACGCGGTGCGTCGCCTCCTGGTTCCCGCCCCTCCCGAAGGCGCCCACCTCGCCCAAGGCGAGGGCAACAAACGAACACGCGCGCGTGACGTCGCCCCTGGTCGGAGCCGGACGTACGCGCGCGTGGCCGGTGGCGTCAGCTGTCGCCCGTGCGGGCGCCCAGGGTGAGTTCGACCGTGCGGGACTGGCCGCCGCGTTCGTAGGTGATCGTGACCTTGTCGCCGGGCTTGTGGGTCCAGATCTCGCCGATCAGGGTGGGGCCGGAGTCGATCACCCTGTCGTCGAGCTTGGTGATGACGTCGCCGGGCTTGAGGCCGGCCTTGGCGGCGGGGCCGCCCGCCTCGACCGCGTCCGAGCCGCTGGCGCCCTGCTCGGTGATCTTGGCGCCGCCGGTGGTGTCCTCCAGGGAGACGGAAGCGCCGATCTTGGCGTACACCGGCTTGCCGGTCTTGATCAGCTGCTTGGCGACGTACTGGGCCTGGTTGATCGGGATGGCGAAGCCGAGGCCGATCGAGCCGGACTGGCTGGTGCCGCCCAGGCCGTTGGCGGAGGACTGGATCGCGGAGTTGATGCCGATGACGTTGCCCTGCGCGTCCAGCAGCGGCCCGCCGGAGTTGCCGGGGTTGATCGAGGCGTCCGTCTGCAGGGCGCTCATGTAGGAGGCGTTGCTGCCGGTGCCGTCGCTGGAGGCCACCGGGCGGTTCTTGGCGCTGATGATGCCC of the Streptomyces sp. T12 genome contains:
- a CDS encoding serine/threonine-protein kinase — protein: MGSRQGDGLAVSDLGRLVAGRYLLVERVGSGGMGTVWRAEDKLLGRHVAVKKLRIPPHLQDDEVRTLYERTRREARSAARITHPNVIVVHDVVDDEGLPCIVMEYIPSVTLSDVLKRRGALPPEEAARIGRAMVAALRAAHDAGVLHRDVKPANVLLGDDGRIVLTDFGIAMESGTSSLTKPGELIGSICYLAPERLRGAHPETGPASDLWALGATLYQAVEGRDPFRRDTPIETAYAIATDPYEPSRRAGDLTPVIEGLLVKDPEQRMDVHEVERRLGEVTGTGTSRLDAPTRPDRAQDLVPPGGKGKGNRRRTVVRSVLAVTLAACLAGGALWWLKGRADGPTTHPSGSEASTSSPTASPAATVPPVPAGYHLEKPDTGISVPVRDGWTRKTLPGGEVGYIDPSELVGLRVNVVEFAGTDPLRHWRETEEEQTARDNPGYERVRMAETTFRGQPAGYWEFTFDGRARKYRAAELAFASADGTQYVIYLSAPDEQWHEYRPAFDAAVNGVRLSDAG
- a CDS encoding amphi-Trp domain-containing protein; amino-acid sequence: MSSSAISTKMVFICLFPRWIGDAMQDLKLEQKRSLSRLEAADQLEALATALREGGDAELELDPWKLSLRIPDDLRGEIEVEVSDGEIELEIEFKWPTAPGAEKAGSGRKSTAAAPGRARTGGGRTSKRTAATKS